The sequence GGGCGGGGATTCCGCCGGCAACTCCATGGGCGGCGATATCGCGTCCCTCGAGAGCACGTCCTTCACGCTCGGCGCGGCCTACCGGGAGCGCGGGTACACCAGGGAGGCGCTGAAGGAGTTCAACAAGGCCCTCGCCGAGATGGCCGACCGCGACCGGGTGCACATCGAGATCGGGAAGCTCCACCTCGACGAAGGCGCGTACGACGACGCGGCCGAATCCTTCTACCGCGCGCTCGAGTGCAACGCGGAGAACAGCGAGGCCTTCCGGCTGCTCGGGTGCATCTATCACCTGACCGACGATTTCACCCAGGCGGCAATCTGCTACCTGCAGGCGTTCCGTCTGAACTCCGCCGACACCGATACGATGAACAACCTCGGCGTGCTCCTCTACCAGACCGGTCTCGTCGAGGATGCCGAGCGGATGTTCAAGAAGGGGCTGAACCTGAAGCTCTACCACCAGGAGCTCAACTACAACTTCCTGAACTGCAACCTGATAAAGGAAGAATACCTGATGGCCGAGAACCTCCTGCAGCGTCTCGAGGCCTTCATGGGGAAGAGCGCGCTCCTCTACGAGAAGCGCGCGATGCTGAACTACAAGCTCAACCGGATGACGCTCGCCATGTTCGACGTCGAGAGCGCCCTCTCGCTCGACCGGCGGCACGGCGACGCGCTCTACCTCAAGGGGCTCATCTTCCTCCGGGAGGAGGACTTCGACGGCGCGATTCAGTCGATCGTCGAGGCCAACCGGATCCAGGAGGTCTTCTCCGGATCGCATTTCTTCCTCGCTCTCGGATCCCGCGAAGAGACGGTGGCGCGCGTGCGGCCGGAGCTCACTGACGATCCCTCCGACGAGCTGATCGAACTGCTCGAGACGGGGATCAAGCGCCGGTTCGACAAGATCCGGGAGGCGCTCGGCTCGGTGCTCGACCGTCGCGGCGTCGATGCCGTCGCCGCGGGAAGATCGATGACCCGGGAAACCGCCGACCGGGCCGCGCACGACGTGGAAACGACCGGGGACGGCGGGGCGCCGGAGCCGGACGCCCGGCCGTCGGGGCCGGAGATACTCGAGGAACTGAACGCCGATTGACGGCATCGAAAGGAACGTTCCATGGCCATCCAGTCATCGATCAGCGAGCTCGGTCTCTTCGAGCTCTTCCAGATCCTGCACATGAACGCCAAGACGGGCCGGTTGATCGTCTCCGACACCCCCGACGGCCGTGAAGCGCAGGTCCTGTTCCATGACGGAGCGGTCTCTTTCGCCCAGGTGTACGACAGGGCGGCGCGACCCGTGCCCGCGCTCCTCGTCGAGTGGGGCGTTCTCGACGACGAGTCCTTGCGGCGGATGGAGGCGACCCTGCCGCGATACGCCGACCTCCTCGCCTGCCTGGACGGGGAGGGGATCGTTCCCCGCAGCCACATGGAGAACTTCCTCGGCAACCGCGTGAGGGAATGCGTCTACGAACTCTTCAAGTGGGACCGGGGGGAGTGCCGTTTCATCGACGAGGAGCTCGACGCGCGCACCGAGGTCCTCGTGGCCCTCAACACGGAGAATCTCATCCTCGAGGGAGCGAGACGCATCGACGAGTGGACCAATATCAAGAACAAGGTGCCTTCCCGGCACTCCGTCTTCCGCTTCTGCGCGGACAAGGAGAAGGACCAGGCGCTCAACCTGAAGCCGCTCGAGTGGGAGATCCTCTCCCTGATCGACGGCAACCGGTCCGTCGACGAGGTGAACGGCGCGGTGGGCGAGGATCTCTTCTCCACGAGCAAGCTGATCTACGGGCTTGTCGTCATGGGAGTCATCGAGCTTCGCGACGCCGACGACGACGGGGCGGCGGACGGAAGCGAGCAACGGACGCAGTCGCTCATCGAACGCGGGCGGGAGCTGTACGGGCGACTGAACCTCGAACGGGCCGCCGCGGAATTCGAGAAGGCCGTCCAGCTCGATCCCGAATGCTTCGAGGCCATCCGGATGCTCGGGGAGATCTACTACAAGATGGACCGCCTCAGCGAGGCCCTCATGTACCTCGCGAAGGCCCGCTCAATGGATCCCGCCAACCAGAAGGCGATGTTCATCAAGGGATATCTCCACGCCAGGCTCGGCGAGGTCGAGCAGGCGATCGGCGAGTGGGAGGAACTGCGGGATAAGGCGTCGAGCCGCAGGATCGCCGATCTCGTCACGCACCGGATCGCCGCGGCGAAGGAGTGGGAGAAGGTGCTCCAGGAGTACTAGGATCCCCGCGTCTCCCCCCTCGCCGGAGAACCGCCGGGCGAGTTCCCGCTTCGCCGCCCGGTGCGATCGACCCGCCCCCCGCCTGACCCCGGCTTTTCATCCTTTCGCCCCGCTTCCCGCCGTGCTATGATGTCGCTCGCTCGTGCCGGCCGCTGGTGCCGGCGGTCCGATATCCCCGTATCCGGAGGTAGATCGATGCGCGCGGTATGCCTGTCAGTCGTCGCCCTGTGCCTGGTTCTCGCCGCCGTCCCCGTCGGGGCGGACGAGGGGATGTGGCAGCTCGACAAGCTCGACAAGGATCTCGTCAGGAAGATGAACGCCCTCGGGCTGGAGCTTTCCCAGAAGGAGATCTTCACCCCGAAGGGCGGAGGGATCGCCTACGCGATCGTCGATCTCGGCGGCGGGACCGGCTCCTTCGTCTCCTCCCGGGGGCTCGTCCTGACGAACCACCACGTCGCCTTCGG is a genomic window of Candidatus Krumholzibacteriota bacterium containing:
- a CDS encoding tetratricopeptide repeat protein — its product is MPELDSREREVLASFAARVDRNDPGALNNLGVLYYRKGMYGEAIAQFKDALKIDARFDLARENIQYLFAETGTEDPDVSRWKGEVEKDPDNVEALMRLGVSYQNMGRHKEALEILGRVVERKPENFMARLHLGSVLKAQGLYQQALEHYLYAGENVGTSAVYHTDLGEIYYNLGRTDEAISELRSAIKLDAEYWRSHFLLSFAYGDIGQFQDALEESRVASRLNPSFQNTEANLALSDYERQGGDSAGNSMGGDIASLESTSFTLGAAYRERGYTREALKEFNKALAEMADRDRVHIEIGKLHLDEGAYDDAAESFYRALECNAENSEAFRLLGCIYHLTDDFTQAAICYLQAFRLNSADTDTMNNLGVLLYQTGLVEDAERMFKKGLNLKLYHQELNYNFLNCNLIKEEYLMAENLLQRLEAFMGKSALLYEKRAMLNYKLNRMTLAMFDVESALSLDRRHGDALYLKGLIFLREEDFDGAIQSIVEANRIQEVFSGSHFFLALGSREETVARVRPELTDDPSDELIELLETGIKRRFDKIREALGSVLDRRGVDAVAAGRSMTRETADRAAHDVETTGDGGAPEPDARPSGPEILEELNAD
- a CDS encoding DUF4388 domain-containing protein, encoding MAIQSSISELGLFELFQILHMNAKTGRLIVSDTPDGREAQVLFHDGAVSFAQVYDRAARPVPALLVEWGVLDDESLRRMEATLPRYADLLACLDGEGIVPRSHMENFLGNRVRECVYELFKWDRGECRFIDEELDARTEVLVALNTENLILEGARRIDEWTNIKNKVPSRHSVFRFCADKEKDQALNLKPLEWEILSLIDGNRSVDEVNGAVGEDLFSTSKLIYGLVVMGVIELRDADDDGAADGSEQRTQSLIERGRELYGRLNLERAAAEFEKAVQLDPECFEAIRMLGEIYYKMDRLSEALMYLAKARSMDPANQKAMFIKGYLHARLGEVEQAIGEWEELRDKASSRRIADLVTHRIAAAKEWEKVLQEY